A window of Nicotiana tabacum cultivar K326 chromosome 24, ASM71507v2, whole genome shotgun sequence contains these coding sequences:
- the LOC107827121 gene encoding uncharacterized protein LOC107827121 — translation MALKLIQRGTHEAENPIEVSLREAFELLKPQLNPPFSLKVLTQEEYSKINKALIFGILSQPHLAKVHIKHLHAIITDGYDFFTCILVNIVDELYPKLLDSVKIQLIWVTKEMLNVLAIGFDKLLVALLRQILGGDFSEGNLWLCLEMVTLFLANWDCLLEEEPLVLNKGLYVFLRLLADHYRLPSNPMTDALKRMEVEFCGRLLREQFPLCLNIGRDLIRLLQDLVHIPEFKAIWKDLLLNPRQFRADGFEDISQIYRIRTPSLYFLLRITPEMETKLRFLLTHVKLGNQKRYQVWFAKKFLGVPERETILTDIVRFICCSVRPSSEITQPDILPRWAVIGWLLKSCRKGYIEANVKLALFYDWLFFDETTDSVMNIEPAILLMVNSIPKYIEVTHTLLEFLLIVVDNYDIERKEIISKGVSTALSTIVKKGIIGSLDVLTRCDMISPVLREMLGKMLLVMQSSHSKKLGSTSVTHDMSPPIHLLPSSLGSQHPNRVS, via the coding sequence ATGGCCTTAAAACTTATTCAAAGAGGAACTCATGAAGCTGAAAACCCAATCGAAGTGTCTCTTAGAGAAGCTTTTGAGCTTCTTAAACCCCAACTAAACCCCCCATTTTCCTTAAAAGTCCTTACACAAGAGGAATactcaaaaattaataaagctttaatttttggcattttatccCAGCCCCATTTGGCTAAAGTTCATATTAAGCACCTACATGCAATTATTACTGATGGGTATGATTTCTTTACTTGTATTCTTGTCAATATTGTTGATGAATTGTATCCAAAGTTGCTTGACTCAGTGAAAATTCAGCTTATATGGGTTACTAAAGAGATGTTGAATGTATTAGCTATAGGGTTTGATAAATTGCTAGTGGCTCTTTTAAGGCAAATTTTAGGTGGGGATTTTAGTGAGGGCAATTTGTGGTTGTGTTTGGAGATGGTTACCTTGTTTTTAGCCAATTGGGATTGTTTATTAGAGGAAGAACCATTGGTTTTGAATAAGGGGTTGTATGTGTTCCTTCGGTTATTGGCTGATCATTATAGATTACCAAGTAATCCAATGACGGATGCATTGAAGAGAATGGAGGTTGAATTCTGTGGTCGACTTTTGCGGGAACAATTTCCCTTGTGTTTGAACATAGGGAGAGACTTAATTAGGCTTTTGCAAGACTTGGTTCATATACCTGAGTTTAAAGCCATATGGAAAGACTTGTTATTGAATCCAAGACAGTTTAGGGCGGACGGATTTGAAGATATCTCACAAATTTACCGCATAAGAACTCCAAGTTTGTACTTTTTGCTTCGAATAACTCCTGAAATGGAAACCAAATTGAGGTTTTTGCTTACACATGTCAAGTTGGGTAATCAAAAGAGGTACCAGGTTTGGTTTGCTAAGAAGTTCCTTGGAGTGCCCGAGAGAGAAACCATTTTAACTGACATTGTTAGGTTTATATGTTGTTCAGTTCGTCCATCCAGTGAAATTACGCAACCGGACATCTTACCAAGATGGGCTGTGATTGGTTGGCTATTGAAGTCGTGCAGGAAGGGTTATATTGAAGCAAATGTAAAGCTTGCATTGTTTTATGATTGGCTTTTCTTTGATGAAACCACTGATAGTGTAATGAACATTGAACCTGCAATTCTTTTAATGGTGAACTCTATACCAAAGTATATTGAAGTCACCCATACTCTTCTTGAGTTTCTACTAATTGTGGTTGACAACTATGATATTGAGAGGAAGGAGATTATCTCCAAAGGGGTGTCAACGGCTCTTTCTACGATTGTTAAAAAGGGAATTATTGGTTCACTTGATGTTTTGACTCGATGTGACATGATATCACCAGTCCTTAGGGAAATGCTTGGAAAAAtgttattggtcatgcaaagtaGCCATTCCAAAAAGTTAGGATCAACCAGTGTTACCCATGACATGTCACCACCTATACATTTGCTTCCATCAAGCTTGGGATCCCAACACCCTAACAGGGTAAGCTGA